From Bacillus marinisedimentorum, the proteins below share one genomic window:
- the flgM gene encoding flagellar biosynthesis anti-sigma factor FlgM has protein sequence MKVNGNQYGNMNVNPYKKQLDKVEQAKQMNSKQTDKIEISKEAQQMQQKSPIEAERQEKVEAIKKQVESGTYKVDPQLVAKKMVDFWFKK, from the coding sequence ATGAAGGTGAACGGCAATCAATATGGCAATATGAATGTAAACCCATATAAAAAGCAGCTCGACAAAGTGGAGCAAGCCAAACAAATGAACAGCAAGCAGACCGATAAAATCGAAATTTCCAAAGAAGCGCAGCAGATGCAGCAAAAGTCACCAATTGAAGCGGAACGCCAGGAAAAAGTTGAGGCGATCAAGAAGCAGGTGGAATCAGGTACGTATAAAGTCGATCCGCAGTTAGTCGCTAAGAAAATGGTGGACTTCTGGTTTAAAAAATAG
- a CDS encoding TIGR03826 family flagellar region protein yields the protein MGELANCVQCGTLFVKSYRDICPACKKEEDKKFETVYQFIRKRENRMATLAEVTESTGVEEKLILRFIKEGRLQLSKFPNLGYPCAKCGNTIREGKLCDDCKTSLRNDIMNHSEEQKREEARKLKEKTATYYSVDK from the coding sequence ATGGGAGAATTAGCAAACTGTGTCCAATGCGGCACCCTTTTTGTAAAAAGTTACCGCGACATTTGCCCTGCTTGTAAGAAGGAAGAGGATAAGAAGTTTGAAACGGTGTACCAGTTCATCCGCAAGCGGGAAAATCGCATGGCGACACTTGCAGAGGTAACAGAAAGCACCGGCGTGGAAGAAAAGCTTATTCTCAGGTTTATCAAAGAAGGAAGGCTGCAGCTGTCAAAGTTTCCGAATCTGGGGTATCCATGTGCGAAGTGCGGCAACACCATTCGCGAAGGAAAGTTGTGCGATGATTGTAAGACGTCGCTTCGAAACGATATAATGAACCACAGTGAGGAACAAAAACGGGAAGAGGCCCGCAAGCTGAAAGAAAAAACCGCTACTTATTACTCAGTCGATAAATAA